The Bos taurus isolate L1 Dominette 01449 registration number 42190680 breed Hereford chromosome 18, ARS-UCD2.0, whole genome shotgun sequence genome has a window encoding:
- the LOC100849068 gene encoding zinc finger protein 501-like — MHSSMSEYLQFNNERTNSQFNQFEGSVSRGSFLFPQEIFSLHSKVYNVDDNERDAIQPSLFSTYRDTVNTQELSMYNKMSQALRKSSSSNNHRSIYGGVRRYSGSETGSTVEGDSNLMKHQEPESSNKDSKSKTFRNTFDKMARFSLDKSTCSEERTFREYGKVSNQSSELIQQQTVQNPQKENKCNICGNVFSKASNLSKHRKIHTGRKPFKCTDCSKAFNRRSHLTQHQRIHTGEKPYKCTECGKAFPYSSSLTEHQRIHTGERPYKCTECSVAFVSSSHLTYHQRIHTGEKPYKCKECNKAFHSRSLLTKHQRVHSRERPYKCKECNKAFIQRSHLTKHQKIHTGERPYKCKECNKAFIQRANLTKHQRIHTGERPYKCKECNKAFNQRSSLTYHQRIHTGERPYKCKECNKTFINRSQLTQHQGIHTGERPYKCKDCNKAFIQNSDLTYHQRIHTGERPYKCKERIKTFILSSHLT, encoded by the coding sequence ATGCATTCAAGCATGTCTGAATACCTACAATTTAACAATGAGAGGACAAACTCACAATTTAATCAATTTGAGGGATCTGTGAGCAGGGGGTCATTTTTGTTCCCACAAGAGATATTTTCTCTCCATTCCAAGGTGTATAATGTTGATGATAATGaaagagatgccatccagccatcattgTTCAGTACATATCGTGATACGGTTAATACACAGGAGCTTTCCATGTATAATAAAATGAGTCAGGCCTTAAGGAAGAGCTCCAGCTCCAATAATCACAGGAGTATTTATGGTGGAGTGAGAAGGTATTCAGGCAGTGAAACTGGGTCTACGGTTGAAGGAGACTCAAACCTTATGAAACATCAGGAACCTGAATCTTCAAACAAAGATTCTAAAAGTAAGACATTTAGAAATACCTTTGATAAAATGGCACGTTTTTCTCTAGATAAGAGTACTTGTAGTGAAGAGAGGACTTTTCGTGAATATGGTAAGGTTTCTAATCAGTCTTCAGAACTTATTCAACAGCAGACGGTTCAGAatccacagaaagaaaataagtgtAATATATGTGGAAATGTCTTTAGTAAAGCATCCAATCTAAGTAAACATAGGAAAATCCATACAGGAAGGAAACCTTTCAAATGTACAGATTGTAGCAAAGCGTTTAACCGTCGCTCACATCTTACTCAACATCAGcgaattcacactggagagaaaccttataaatgtacagaatgtggcaaagcctttccTTACAGTTCAAGTCTTACTGAACATCAGcgaattcacactggagagagaccttataaatgtacagaatgtagtGTAGCCTTTGTCTCTTCCTCACATCTAACCTATCAtcagcgaattcatactggagagaagccttataaatgtaaagaatgtaaCAAAGCCTTTCATAGTCGCTCACTTCTTACTAAACATCAGCGAGTTCATTCTAGGGAGagaccttataaatgtaaagagTGTAACAAAGCCTTTATTCAGCGCTCACATCTTACTAAACATCagaaaattcatactggagagagaccttataaatgtaaagagTGTAACAAAGCCTTTATTCAGCGCGCAAATCTTACTAAACATCAGCGAATTCATACGGGAGAGagaccttataaatgtaaagagTGTAACAAAGCCTTTAATCAACGCTCAAGTCTAACCTATCATCaacgaattcatactggagagaggccttataaatgtaaagaatgtaaCAAAACATTTATCAATCGCTCACAACTTACCCAACATCAgggaattcatactggagagagaccttataaatgtaaagacTGTAACAAAGCCTTTATTCAAAATTCAGATCTAACTTATCAtcagcgaattcatactggagagaggccttataaatgtaaagaacGTATCAAAACCTTTATCCTTAGCTCACATCTTACCTAA